CAGGATTTCTCATGTCCTTGGATCAACTAAGTAAATGGGGCTTCCAGGCACCTGTCAACACCATGGGGACTCTTTTTCAACAATATATTACAGGAAATTATTAGTCAATTAGGCTTTCATTCCTACATaattgataatgatgataattgctaatatattaattataacaaGATTTGCTTTGGGTGGTATATTTTCCTATCATAGAACCCTTTATAACCATTCATTTATCTGCCCCCATTGTATCTCTGTAAGAAGAGGGTAGGGGTTTTTCTGTGTGAGCCCTAGTCCAAGGATCTAGTTAACTACATCTTGTCATGAAGTTTAACTTGCAATATTCCTTTATCACTTATCACATATTAGAAATGCCCACTTCTAAACATTTTGTAAATGGCAGATTCTCTGTCCTTTTGGCTAGAAAGCAAACCATCTAGAGGTGAACACTCTCTTATTTATCCTGTCCATCAACTGGAAAATAGGCCCATATCCTTTTCTTCTATATCCCTATAGGCTCCCTCCCACATAACCATCCAAAGACAGACATGCCATTAATTCCTGTTGTTTCTTCATTGCAGTAGTTTCATTATGCTTCATTTGCTCCACTGTCTGCTCGAGCTTCTTCTGGTCCTTCCTCTGCACAAAAAGAGATTTCAGTACCATTGCTGGGAAAACACACACGTGCAGACACACAGCATGGAAGGGCCTGCTAAGCTAATGAGCAAGCAGGATGCATAGGGAGAGGCAAGTCTTCTCTTGTCAGTTTCTGAAGAATGCCATGAGCTATCTCATTTCAGATAGTTTCCTCTGAGCCCTTTCCTAAAGCCAGTGACATCCAGGTATATTAAAGAAcattaaaatgttctttataCAAAGAACAACGTATATTTTCTTGCAAATGCCTAAAAGTGTTGTTTTCTCTCATGACTCTACCTGTTCAGTTAAACTGAGAAAGAGGtggtcattttcctttttcagctGCTCTAACTGCTCTGTCTTATCTTGATCTCCCTGAACAAgcttctccatttctttctcttgagttGACAGCTGGGCCTAAAACAAAAATAGTGAACATAACCAAgatataaaagaaggaaaacaacagGAACAATGCTTTTTAATGTACAATAACAAAGAGATGTGTTTCCTTAGCAACTCCCAACTGCCAAATATCTTGTAAAACTCCTTTACTTTTCAGCTCAACCTGATAGCCTAAGAATCTAAGGCTCAACTGAGTAAAATTAGACAAACCACTCTTTAAAGCACCTCTTTAAGGCATAGCTTCCTAAAAATGAGAGCAGTTCTGCTATCTGCACTATATTCCAGACTTTTGAGTATGATTTTGCTTGAAAAGATTAAAGTTTGATTATTGATATAGATGACTGTCATCTATATTAAGAGCTCATGGTAAACTACCTTAGTAATACACGAACAAATCACTAAGTTCCTTGtgaatcatgatttttttttttttttttttgagacagagtcttgctctgtcacccaggctggagtgcagtggtgcaatctctactcactgcaacctttgctcccgggctcaagtgattcttctgcctcagcctcccaagtagctgggattacacgtgcaccTGTAAAttagcatgcccagctaatttttgtatttttagtagagacggggttttgccatattggccaggctgatctcaaactcctgacctcaagtgatccacctgccttggcctcccaaagtgctgggattacagatgtgagccactgcgcccagctgtgaatcatgattttttttttttttttttttaaagcaggggCATGGGTAGGGTGGAGGCTTACCTGGTCCAAGAATGGAAAATACATAACCTGAAACTTTAGTGTGATACTTTGAAAAGTATGCCATTAGGCACTCACTGCAATGAAATACATCTTTGTAGGCCACCAAACTGGAGCAGTGGTAAGGCTAAGAAAATATCCTTTGACAAACGTATGGCATTACCTACCTGAAGCTGATCCACTCTGATTCCCAtcttctcattttctgaggaCATCTTCTGGTTTTGTTCTTTCAGTCTGTAGAGGTGGAGATAACTATGTGAAAAATTCACTGATTCCGGGTGAATTTTacccctggccttaagtgatttaAGGCTGACTTGGCCCTAAGCCAGCagagttatttaaaaatctactagTCTCCATTGCAGTCCTGTTTTGGCTTCCTGACTCCAAAAAACTGCAAGTATTCAATCCCTAAAGTTAATATTTGAAATCAGATTATTTTTCCTGACTATTCTGATACCAATTTTCTAATTCATGATTCAAAGGGTGGAGAATCACACCTATCAATGTCATAACAGTGTTTTCTCACAAATTCCAGAAATCTAATCTGACTGTACTTAAGGGTACTGATGGTACAGCAGCTCTTCCCCTCCCAGAATTATGGGACACACTCACTGAAGCAGCTCTGTCTCCCAATAGTCCTTCTGTTCTTTCACTTTCAGTTCCAACTTCTTATTGATGCTCTGTAGGGTTTCTAGCTCCTCCTATAAATTGAAACATCATCAAAGGGACAGACTATTTCTGACTTTTGAATGAGTGTCTTAGGcaggcaacaaatatttattgagcacttactatatgtcaggcatAGCATGACACAGCAGTAAATGAAATActcaaataaaaggaaaatgttcttttttttttttttttttttttttttttaagacagcgcctcactctattgcccagactggagtgcagtggcacagtcttggctcattgcaacctctgtcgcccgggttcatgcgattgtcctgcctcagcctcccaaagtgctgggattacaggcatgagccaccgcgcctggtcacaAAATgctctttttatattaaaaatgcatCACCTTAATTTCTCATTCCACTGGAGCTTATAATttgttcattaaacaaatatttactcagaGCCTATTCCACACTAGACACTGTTCTTGCATTGCAGACAGAACAGTGGACAAAATAGACAGAACTGCTCTTTTCCTAGAACAGTGCTGTTCAATAAGTGAGAgctacatataattttaaaatcttagtaggcacatttttaaaaaggtaaaaagaaacattaattttaataatagtgtgttatgtgtatacatatattttttttaattttttttttttttttttttttttttttgaggcagagtcttgctctgtcgcccaggctggagtgcagtggcccaatctcggctcactgcaagctccgcctcccaggttcacgccattctcctgcctcagcctctccgagtagctgggactacaggcgcccgccaccacgcccggctaattttttgtatttttagtagagacggggtttcaccatgatctcgatctcctgacctcgtgatccgcccgcctcggcctcccaaagtgctgggattacaagcgtgagccaccacgcccagccaggaatttttttttttttttgagataaagtcttgctctgttgctcaagctggagtgcagtggcgtgatcttggctcactgcaatctctgcctaccgggttcaagcaattatcttgcctcagcctcctgagtagctgagattacaggcgcatgccaccatgcctggctaattttttttttgagacagagtcttgctctgtcgcccacgctagagtgcaggggtgtgatcttggctcactgcaacctctgcctcccaggttcaagcaattctcctgcctcagcctcctgagtagcttggattacaggcgcctaccaccatgcttggctaatttttgtatttttagtagagacggtgtttcaccatcttggccaggcgggtctcaaactcctgaccaaagtgctgggattacaggcatgtgccaccacacccggtctcctggctaatttttgtatttttagtagagacagcgttttgtcatattggccaggctggtcttgaactcctgatctcaggtgatctacccaccttggcctcccaaagtgctggtattacaggtatgaaccactgcgcctggccaaatgatAGTATATTTAACCGAATGTacctaaaatatcatttcaacatataaacaATTAAAAGGAGATAttcagccaggtacagtggctcatgcctataatcccagcactttgggaagctcaggtgagtggatcacctgaggccaggagtgtgagaccagcctggccaacatggtaaaaccctgtctctaaaaaatataaaaattggctgggtgtggtggtgatcacctgtaatcccagctactcaggaggctgaggtaggagaatcgcttgaacctgggaggcgggggttgcagtgagccaggatcgcacccttgcactccagcctgggtgacacagtgagactccatttcaaacaaacaaacaaaactaatgcCTGTTCAAAGATACTGGTATAAGAAGGTGAGATCACAGGCAAAACAGAATATGGTGCTGGATAAGAGGCACCATCCAATTCTGGTCTCCACGCTCCAAGGTCACCTATAACCAGCAGCCATACCTGCTTCTTTTGGAGCTCAGCCTGCATGTCTGAGTTCTGCTTCTGGAGGCTGACACAGCTGTCCTTCAGCTCCTGGTTTTCTTTGCAAAGCTCCTTGTTGTGCTGCTCAATCTCTTCCACCTCTCCCTACAAAAGAACATTCCATAAACTATATTCCAAGTCCCTCTAGCAGAAAATTCCCATAGGTTAGGATGGTGAGGGACTGGCTGATTCCCATTCACTGCAGTGACATCTATGTATCCCAAATGGGGGCTGCTCCTTAATAACTAGGTAAGGGTATAACAgaggtatgtctttataattGCAGCAATACCAAGAAAGGCAAGCAAAAATTAAAGCCATTAAAAGTTAAAAGGAACAATAATACAAGAATGTAGATTCTTCTTGCAGACGCTTAGTATTGTTTGTCTCTCCCAATGGACTTAGCTCCTTGTGGCCAAGGACAATGTTTTAACTGATTCTTCATTGTGTTCCCAGTGCCTACCATAGTGCTGGATGAAGAGTAGGTGTCCTGTTAAATGATGAAGTAATAAAATGAATCTAATACTCATGTATGACAGACAGGCTGTAGGCCAGAACTGAAAGAGGTAAGAATATTTGGTGCTTCTCTCCTCAAAGGAGTTTTACATTTACCACAGTGATAAGATGTGTAGATGACAAAAATTAAGCAATTGGAAAAGTTAAAATAACTGAATGCCAGCTGAGTTAAAGAAGttttagaaaaggaagaaatcactTATTGTTATGATTCTTGTTAACATTCCTAAGTCATTCCTGAGTGAGTCCGTGTGAGTActatatacattttttccaaTGATATCCGTTAGATATTCAATAAAGCCTTATTAACTCAAATTCCATCCTATCCTATATTGCTACTCATAATGGCAGTAAGGGATTGAGGTGAGAAGTTTTACAAACCTGAGTGGTAACAACCAGGATGTCTTCCTCATTTTCTGGACGGAATTGGAAAGGAATACTTGCTCCCCGGACCACACCATCCTGATCCACATAGCAGAACTGGTAATACTCATCATCCTTGGGCAGGTAGTAAGCTGAAAACACAACATAATTTTTAATCCAAAATAAGATCTctttagaaaagtaaaattctGGAAGTCTTTTTATCTGCCCCAGAAAGCTCAAGCTGAAGGGAATTAATTAGTCTTGGCTACTGTCTTCAACACCTTTGATCCAGGATTTTTCTCACCTTTGAATTGGACTTCCTGCTGTTTAGCTGATTTGTTGTTTAGGTCAATGGGCAAAGTAACCCACATGAAGGTGTAATACTCACGGGTTGTCTTCCACCCCACCTGCAATGACAAGAAGTTCTTATTTAGTACCTGAAAGGGGCCTGGGGAAAATCCTAATTGGGCTACATcttcttaaaattactttttatttgtatatattgaaaatataggccgggtgcggtggctcatgcctgtaatcctagcactttgggaggtcaaggcaggtggattgcctgagctcagtagttcgagaccagcctgggcaacatggtgaaaccctgtctccactaaaatacaaaaaataaactgggcatggtggtgtgcacctgtaatcccagctactcaggaggttgaggcaggagaattgcctgaacccaggaggcggaggttgcagtgagctgagattgcaccactgcactccggcctgggtgacagagtaagactctgtctccaaaaaaagaaaaaagaaaatataatagaatGAGTTCATTATAACAAGATTCTCATGCCAGGGCTCaaatcctttttaattttttattttatttttcacttatgaCAAATACATATGGGAAAATGTCTGATACAACCAAAAATTGGGGTGCACATACACAGCTCAAAATACAAGTCTTAGAAGGATTTGAAAACTAGCTCCTCACCACCCAGGAAAAATGCTCCAAAAATTCTATCTACAAGTCAGAGATAGAGCTGAGACTGATTTAAGGGGAAAGTTCTGGGAATATGAACCCTGATCCTCTTACAATGGCATTCTTTGGACTTCTAAATCAGAAATCACTTCTGACCTGCCCTCTCTATTGGTATGTCCTCTATTGTGTCCAATTAAGCCTTCTCATATACAAACCTGGATATactactgcattaaaaaaaaaaaaaaaactccactcTTTTTTATAATGTCTGTGTTGGGGGCAGAGGGAGAACAGGGTTCTTAGGTTATGAGGCACCAGATAAGAGATTCCAggtctatataattttttttcttcatgcatGCTTAATGATGGCTTTTTGGTAATAAAGATATTAACAACAATCTGGTAGTCGTAAAGGCCTCTTCTAGGTATTGAATACAATAAATCATAAGACATAAGGATGCAGCAAAACATGCCTCAGAGCAGAAAGCTAGTTAAGTGGAAAATATTCTCACAAATGTGAAGGGGGTAAAAGATTGCTCAAATCTTATCTAGAAAATAAAAGCACACCAGAGAATAGAAAGGGAGCTATTGTGTCTTCAAGGGGACAACACTCAGCAAATGAGAAGCAAAATTACATTTATTGCCGTATTTTGACCCTATCTGGGCTCAGTAAgaagagaactaaaaataaatcccatttttatatattaaggaaTCAAAGCAGGGTTGAAAAGGCTATACCAAAAACTCATCAGAACATCCTAGGGCATGTTTTAGAGTCTCATTAATACACACCCCATTGCTGTAAGCATCTCAGAGCCACTGCAGCCTGCGGTGGTACAGGAAGCAGGAATTTTATGGAGTCCTCATTCACATCCTGGAGTTTCTTAATGCACTGTGACCAAAATATCATTGGGAAGTCCTAAGAATTATTGCTGCCTTGGAACAGGGAAACAACTTCTAGCCACCTGCAATTTCTGTCCTTGGCTCCTCCATTTGAGTAGTCCTTGTTCCAGTTTGTCTTGGAAACATTTAAATGCCCAAGTCAAGGAGAGTATGAAGCATAGGATTATACACTGAGGGAAGGAAAGCAGACTGCTTCCTGCTTTAGGCTCCATCATTGGTGGTGGCTTTCACTATAGAGAAGATGTAACATATTtgtatgtattaaaaatatttactggctgggcacagtggtgcatgcctgtaatcccagttactcagtggctgaggcacgagaatcaccggaacccaggaggtagaggttgcagtgagcccagattgcacctctgcactccagcctgggtgacagagcaacactctgtctcaaaataaaatacattttaaaaaataaataaaaaataaaaagatttactgagtacctacctGGTGCCAGATACTACCAGTGTCTGGGGTGATGAAGAGTTGAATAGTCTCATTAAGACTACACTGAAAGAACACGGGGGAGAGCATTTGAGGTGAGCTGCGAAGGACGAAACTTTAGTCAACTCTTCATTCTCTAATTTACTATCTGTTGCTCAAAGGAATCAGCAGAGTAGAGGAGAAAAAGCAGAGGTTTGGGAGCCAAACCTGCTTCATGGCTTATTCACTGTGAGGCCTTGGGAAAGTCACCATCTCTCAGGGATATTCATGTTACTTACTTATGCCCAAGAGATACTACTACTCACCTCAGGGGGCTACTGCACTgtgagaatttttctttcttttctttctttctttttttttttttttgagatggagtctcgctctgttgcccaggctggagtgcaatggcatgatcttggctcactgcaacctccgcctcctgggttcaagcgattctcctgcctcagcctcccaagtagctgggattacaggcatgtgccaccacgcctggctaattttgtatttttagtagagacagggtttctccatgttggtctggctggtcttcaactccctagctcaggtgatccacccgccttggcctcctaaagtgctgggattacaggcatgagccacagcacccggcccacTGTGAGGATTTGATTaggcaatacacacacacacacacacacacacacacacacaccctcaacaTAGGCCTAGCATAGTGTGTCCTCAGGGTAGGTATTCAAGTCAATAGCTTTATGGACAAGGGACATTAGAAGCCCTTCTTCAGATTAACGATTATTTCTTTATTGGGGTATGGTAATACCTCTGAAATGTATGAAGCATTCCAAATATAgatacatcttaaaaaaaatttttttttaagatggagtctcgctctgttgcccaggctggagtgcagtggcacaatcttggctcactgcaatctctgcctcttgggttcaagcaattctcctgcctcagcctcctgagtagctgggactacaggtgggtgccaccatgcctggctaatttttgtatttttagtagagatagggtttcaccatgttggccaggctggtcttgaactcctgacctcaagtgatccgtccgccttggcctccctcctgggattacaggtgtgagccaccacacctggacaaaatatttttaaacacttgtttttaaaaagccccagattggccgggcgcggtagctcatgcctgtaatcccagcactttgggaggctgaggtgggtggatcacctgaggtcacaagttccagaccagcctggccaacgtgatgaaaccctgtttctactaaaaatacaaaaattagctgggcatggtggtgggtccctgtaatactagctactcgggaggctgacacaggaaatcgcttgaaccggggaggcggggtgcctgtaatctcagctacctgggaggctgaggcaggagaatcgcttgaaccagggaggcagaggttgcagtgagccaagatcgcgctattgcactccagcctgggtgacaagagcaaaactccatcttaaaaaaaaaaaaaaaagcccaagattTTCATATGATATATGGCGAAGTCTTTACTGGTCGTTGCTAAGCACTTGGGGGAATACAACCGGTCtaagcaaaacagaaatataacgatgttccaaaaagaaaaaaaaaaagacgttatAAACTACATTTTAAAGTCTGGTAAGTAATTTttgaatcattttctttttcatga
The sequence above is drawn from the Symphalangus syndactylus isolate Jambi chromosome 20, NHGRI_mSymSyn1-v2.1_pri, whole genome shotgun sequence genome and encodes:
- the CALCOCO2 gene encoding calcium-binding and coiled-coil domain-containing protein 2 isoform X12 codes for the protein MEKTIEDPPTSAILLDHCHFSQVIFNSVEKFYIPGGDVTCHYTFTQHFIPRRKDWIGIFRVGWKTTREYYTFMWVTLPIDLNNKSAKQQEVQFKAYYLPKDDEYYQFCYVDQDGVVRGASIPFQFRPENEEDILVVTTQGEVEEIEQHNKELCKENQELKDSCVSLQKQNSDMQAELQKKQEELETLQSINKKLELKVKEQKDYWETELLQLKEQNQKMSSENEKMGIRVDQLQAQLSTQEKEMEKLVQGDQDKTEQLEQLKKENDHLFLSLTEQRKDQKKLEQTVEQMKHNETTAMKKQQELMDENFDLSKRLSENKMMYNALQREKERLEGENDLLKRENSRLLSYMGLDFDSLPYQVPASDEGGAGQNPGLVYGNPYSGIQESSSPSLGLNKWK
- the CALCOCO2 gene encoding calcium-binding and coiled-coil domain-containing protein 2 isoform X9, coding for MEKTIEDPPTSAILLDHCHFSQVIFNSVEKFYIPGGDVTCHYTFTQHFIPRRKDWIGIFRVGWKTTREYYTFMWVTLPIDLNNKSAKQQEVQFKAYYLPKDDEYYQFCYVDQDGVVRGASIPFQFRPENEEDILVVTTQGEVEEIEQHNKELCKENQELKDSCVSLQKQNSDMQAELQKKQEELETLQSINKKLELKVKEQKDYWETELLQLKEQNQKMSSENEKMGIRVDQLQAQLSTQEKEMEKLVQGDQDKTEQLEQLKKENDHLFLSLTEQRKDQKKLEQTVEQMKHNETTAMKKQQELMEPRNKKAALTVEEQLAQQVERLKAKVEAGKAYFLEKYKEYERLHKQISQLRAAALDENFDLSKRLSENKMMYNALQREKERLEGENDVSKKVLPPACSPSRNALSANQMIFVITPGSNSRCRPFV
- the CALCOCO2 gene encoding calcium-binding and coiled-coil domain-containing protein 2 isoform X14 — protein: MEKTIEDPPTSAILLDHCHFSQVIFNSVEKFYIPGGDVTCHYTFTQHFIPRRKDWIGIFRCSLNETIQLFITPDTGSIWHQVGWKTTREYYTFMWVTLPIDLNNKSAKQQEVQFKAYYLPKDDEYYQFCYVDQDGVVRGASIPFQFRPENEEDILVVTTQGEVEEIEQHNKELCKENQELKDSCVSLQKQNSDMQAELQKKQEELETLQSINKKLELKVKEQKDYWETELLQLKEQNQKMSSENEKMGIRVDQLQAQLSTQEKEMEKLVQGDQDKTEQLEQLKKENDHLFLSLTEQRKDQKKLEQTVEQMKHNETTAMKKQQELMEPRNKKAALTVEEQLAQQVERLKAKVEAGKAYFLEKYKEYERLHKQISQLRAAALEVKQD
- the CALCOCO2 gene encoding calcium-binding and coiled-coil domain-containing protein 2 isoform X7 — its product is MEKTIEDPPTSAILLDHCHFSQVIFNSVEKFYIPGGDVTCHYTFTQHFIPRRKDWIGIFRVGWKTTREYYTFMWVTLPIDLNNKSAKQQEVQFKAYYLPKDDEYYQFCYVDQDGVVRGASIPFQFRPENEEDILVVTTQGEVEEIEQHNKELCKENQELKDSCVSLQKQNSDMQAELQKKQEELETLQSINKKLELKVKEQKDYWETELLQLKEQNQKMSSENEKMGIRVDQLQAQLSTQEKEMEKLVQGDQDKTEQLEQLKKENDHLFLSLTEQRKDQKKLEQTVEQMKHNETTAMKKQQELMDENFDLSKRLSENKMMYNALQREKERLEGENDLLKRENSRLLSYMGLDFDSLPYQVPASDEGGAGQNPGLVYGNPYSGIQESSSPSLLSIKKCPICKSDDICDHTWEQQQMQALCLNCPVCDKIFPATEKQIFEDHVFCHSL
- the CALCOCO2 gene encoding calcium-binding and coiled-coil domain-containing protein 2 isoform X3, with the translated sequence MEKTIEDPPTSAILLDHCHFSQVIFNSVEKFYIPGGDVTCHYTFTQHFIPRRKDWIGIFRCSLNETIQLFITPDTGSIWHQVGWKTTREYYTFMWVTLPIDLNNKSAKQQEVQFKAYYLPKDDEYYQFCYVDQDGVVRGASIPFQFRPENEEDILVVTTQGEVEEIEQHNKELCKENQELKDSCVSLQKQNSDMQAELQKKQEELETLQSINKKLELKVKEQKDYWETELLQLKEQNQKMSSENEKMGIRVDQLQAQLSTQEKEMEKLVQGDQDKTEQLEQLKKENDHLFLSLTEQRKDQKKLEQTVEQMKHNETTAMKKQQELMEPRNKKAALTVEEQLAQQVERLKAKVEAGKAYFLEKYKEYERLHKQISQLRAAALDENFDLSKRLSENKMMYNALQREKERLEGENDLLKRENSRLLSYMGLDFDSLPYQVPASDEGGAGQNPGLVYGNPYSGIQESSSPSLGLNKWK
- the CALCOCO2 gene encoding calcium-binding and coiled-coil domain-containing protein 2 isoform X11, which codes for MEKTIEDPPTSAILLDHCHFSQVIFNSVEKFYIPGGDVTCHYTFTQHFIPRRKDWIGIFRVGWKTTREYYTFMWVTLPIDLNNKSAKQQEVQFKAYYLPKDDEYYQFCYVDQDGVVRGASIPFQFRPENEEDILVVTTQEELETLQSINKKLELKVKEQKDYWETELLQLKEQNQKMSSENEKMGIRVDQLQAQLSTQEKEMEKLVQGDQDKTEQLEQLKKENDHLFLSLTEQRKDQKKLEQTVEQMKHNETTAMKKQQELMDENFDLSKRLSENKMMYNALQREKERLEGENDLLKRENSRLLSYMGLDFDSLPYQVPASDEGGAGQNPGLVYGNPYSGIQESSSPSLLSIKKCPICKSDDICDHTWEQQQMQALCLNCPVCDKIFPATEKQIFEDHVFCHSL
- the CALCOCO2 gene encoding calcium-binding and coiled-coil domain-containing protein 2 isoform X6, yielding MEKTIEDPPTSAILLDHCHFSQVIFNSVEKFYIPGGDVTCHYTFTQHFIPRRKDWIGIFRCSLNETIQLFITPDTGSIWHQVGWKTTREYYTFMWVTLPIDLNNKSAKQQEVQFKAYYLPKDDEYYQFCYVDQDGVVRGASIPFQFRPENEEDILVVTTQGEVEEIEQHNKELCKENQELKDSCVSLQKQNSDMQAELQKKQEELETLQSINKKLELKVKEQKDYWETELLQLKEQNQKMSSENEKMGIRVDQLQAQLSTQEKEMEKLVQGDQDKTEQLEQLKKENDHLFLSLTEQRKDQKKLEQTVEQMKHNETTAMKKQQELMEPRNKKAALTVEEQLAQQVERLKAKVEAGKAYFLEKYKEYERLHKQISQLRAAALDENFDLSKRLSENKMMYNALQREKERLEGENDVSKKVLPPACSPSRNALSANQMIFVITPGSNSRCRPFV
- the CALCOCO2 gene encoding calcium-binding and coiled-coil domain-containing protein 2 isoform X13 — protein: MEKTIEDPPTSAILLDHCHFSQVIFNSVEKFYIPGGDVTCHYTFTQHFIPRRKDWIGIFRCSLNETIQLFITPDTGSIWHQVGWKTTREYYTFMWVTLPIDLNNKSAKQQEVQFKAYYLPKDDEYYQFCYVDQDGVVRGASIPFQFRPENEEDILVVTTQGEVEEIEQHNKELCKENQELKDSCVSLQKQNSDMQAELQKKQEELETLQSINKKLELKVKEQKDYWETELLQLKEQNQKMSSENEKMGIRVDQLQAQLSTQEKEMEKLVQGDQDKTEQLEQLKKENDHLFLSLTEQRKDQKKLEQTVEQMKHNETTAMKKQQELMDENFDLSKRLSENKMMYNALQREKERLEGENDVSKKVLPPACSPSRNALSANQMIFVITPGSNSRCRPFV
- the CALCOCO2 gene encoding calcium-binding and coiled-coil domain-containing protein 2 isoform X8 yields the protein MEKTIEDPPTSAILLDHCHFSQVIFNSVEKFYIPGGDVTCHYTFTQHFIPRRKDWIGIFRCSLNETIQLFITPDTGSIWHQVGWKTTREYYTFMWVTLPIDLNNKSAKQQEVQFKAYYLPKDDEYYQFCYVDQDGVVRGASIPFQFRPENEEDILVVTTQGEVEEIEQHNKELCKENQELKDSCVSLQKQNSDMQAELQKKQEELETLQSINKKLELKVKEQKDYWETELLQLKEQNQKMSSENEKMGIRVDQLQAQLSTQEKEMEKLVQGDQDKTEQLEQLKKENDHLFLSLTEQRKDQKKLEQTVEQMKHNETTAMKKQQELMEPRNKKAALTVEEQLAQQVERLKAKVEAGKAYFLEKYKEYERLHKQISQLRAAALDENFDLSKRLSENKMMYNALQREKERLEGENDLICVALGDRGITSYITLC
- the CALCOCO2 gene encoding calcium-binding and coiled-coil domain-containing protein 2 isoform X10; its protein translation is MEKTIEDPPTSAILLDHCHFSQVIFNSVEKFYIPGGDVTCHYTFTQHFIPRRKDWIGIFRCSLNETIQLFITPDTGSIWHQVGWKTTREYYTFMWVTLPIDLNNKSAKQQEVQFKAYYLPKDDEYYQFCYVDQDGVVRGASIPFQFRPENEEDILVVTTQGEVEEIEQHNKELCKENQELKDSCVSLQKQNSDMQAELQKKQEELETLQSINKKLELKVKEQKDYWETELLQLKEQNQKMSSENEKMGIRVDQLQAQLSTQEKEMEKLVQGDQDKTEQLEQLKKENDHLFLSLTEQRKDQKKLEQTVEQMKHNETTAMKKQQELMEPRNKKAALTVEEQLAQQVERLKAKVEAGKAYFLEKYKEYERLHKQISQLRAAALDENFDLSKRLSENKMMYNALQREKERLEGENDVSKKVLPPAWD
- the CALCOCO2 gene encoding calcium-binding and coiled-coil domain-containing protein 2 isoform X4, which encodes MEKTIEDPPTSAILLDHCHFSQVIFNSVEKFYIPGGDVTCHYTFTQHFIPRRKDWIGIFRCSLNETIQLFITPDTGSIWHQVGWKTTREYYTFMWVTLPIDLNNKSAKQQEVQFKAYYLPKDDEYYQFCYVDQDGVVRGASIPFQFRPENEEDILVVTTQGEVEEIEQHNKELCKENQELKDSCVSLQKQNSDMQAELQKKQEELETLQSINKKLELKVKEQKDYWETELLQLKEQNQKMSSENEKMGIRVDQLQAQLSTQEKEMEKLVQGDQDKTEQLEQLKKENDHLFLSLTEQRKDQKKLEQTVEQMKHNETTAMKKQQELMDENFDLSKRLSENKMMYNALQREKERLEGENDLLKRENSRLLSYMGLDFDSLPYQVPASDEGGAGQNPGLVYGNPYSGIQESSSPSLLSIKKCPICKSDDICDHTWEQQQMQALCLNCPVCDKIFPATEKQIFEDHVFCHSL